ACTGATCGAGGCGGGGGTCGGTCCCGAACGCGCGGTCGGCGTGGCGATCGGCCGGTGCCTGGAGTTGGTGGTGGCCTGGTGGGCCGTGATCAAGGCCGGCGGCGCGTATGTGCCGGTGGACTGCGCGTATCCGGCGGAGCGGGTCACCACGATGCTGCAGACGGTCGACGCCGTCTGTGTGATGACCTGCGGCACTGACAGCGTCGAGGGGGCCGGAGCGCTGCCGATACTGCGCATCGATGGTCTGGATCTGTCCGGACGATCGGCAGATCCGATCACCGACGCCGACCGGCCGGCACCGCTGATGGTCGACAACACCGCCTACGTGATGTTCACGTCTGGCTCCACCGGCGCCCCCAAAGCGGTCGCCGTCACCCACACCGGGTTGATGGGGGCGAGCACGCTGGCCGAGGTGTTCGGGCTGGGTCCGGGTTCACGGTTACTGATGGTTGCCGCACCGACCTTCGACGTGTCGATCGGCGAGTTGTTGTTGGCGGTCGCGGCGGGAGCGACACAGGTGGTCGCGCCGCCGGGCGCCTACGCGGGGGAAGCATTGACAGCGCTGATCGAAGATCAGCGGGTCAGCGCCGCGGTGTTCACGCCGACGGTGCTCGCGTCGCTGGGTGCTGTTCCTTTGGACGGGGTGCAGACACTGGCCACCATCGGGGAGGCTCTCCCCGGCGAGTTGGTTGCCAATCGGGCGCCGGGCCGGCACATGTTCAACACCTACGGCCCCACCGAGACCACGATCTGGGTCACCTGCAGTGCACCGCTGTCGGCCGGCGAGCCGGTGCACGTGGGTGCGCCGATCCCGGGAGTGACGGCCCTGGTGCTCGACGCCAGGCTGAACCCGACCCCTGTCGGCGTGGTCGGTGAGCTCTATGTGGGCGGGTCGGCGCTGGCGCGCGGGTATGTGGGGCGTGCTGACCTGACCGCGGAACGATTCCTGCCCAACCCGTATGGGCCCGCCGGGTCACGCATGTACCGCACCGGTGACCTGGTGCGGTGGACGCCCGCAGGGACACTGGAGTACCTGGGCCGCGCCGACAGTCAGATCAAGCTGCGCGGACAGCGCATCGAACTGGGCGAAATCGAGAACGCCCTGCTCGCCTGCACGGAGGTCACTCAGGCGGCCGCAACTGTGCACCGCGGCAGGACGGGCGCACATCTGGTGGCGTACGTGACACTCGAGCACACCTCCTCCACCGACCGTGACGCCGAGATCCTCGGAGACTGGCGGGATGTCTGGGACGGGCTGTACGGGGCCGGGGGCACGGCGCCGGAGTTCGGCATGGATTTCCGGGGCTGGAACAGCAGCTACACCGACGATCCGATTCCGGTCGAGGAGATGCTGGAATGGCGTGCGGCGACAGTGGATCGGATCACGGCCCTGCAACCGCGGCGGGTGCTGGAGATCGGAGCAGGCTCTGGTCTGCTGATGTCACAGGTCGCGCCGCGGTGCGAACGCTACGTCGCAACGGACATCTCGGCGAAGGCCGTCGACAATGTCGCCCACACGCTTGAGCAGATGCAGATCCCGTGGCGTGATCGAGTCCAGTTACTGACACGGCCGGCACACGTGGTCGAGGGGCTTCCGTCGGGGTACTTCGACACCGTCATCCTCAACTCGGTCATCCAGTACTTTCCAAACCGCGGATACTTGACGGACGTCATCAGCGCAGCCTTCGATCTGCTGGCACCCGGCGGCTCACTGTTCATCGGAGACGTCCGGAACCACGCCCTGCACGGGGCGTTTCACACCGCGGTCGCGCTCGCCCGCGCCACCACCGCGGACGCCGATGAGGTCTACCGGCGAGTCCAGCAGGCCACACTCAACGAGCGCGAACTTCTGGTGGCTCCAGAGTTTTTCACCGCGTGGGCCGCCGATCATCCGACGGTCGCGGGCATCGACATCCGAGTCAAAGCAGGAACGGCCGACAACGAACTGAATCGGTACCGCTACGACGTCGCGGTTCACAAGAACCCGTCACCGGTGCGATCGCTGGCGACCGTGCCCACCTGGCCGTGGTCTCGATGTGCAGGCCTCGGCGGTCTGCGTGCCCAGTTGACGACGCAACGTCCCGAGGCCGTGCGCATCACCGGGATCCCCCGCGCCGCAGTCATTGCCGACGTGCACATCGAACAGGCACTTGCCGCGGGGCTGCCGTTGGCCGATGCACTCGACCGAGCCCGCGCCGCAACGACCGCCGACGTCACACCCGACCAATTGCACCGCGTTGGCGAGTCGATCGGATACCACGCAGCCGTGACCTGGGGCGCCATTCCGGGCACCATGGATGCCGTTTTCGTCAGTACCTCAGACGGTCCCGCACACCGCGGTTCGCGGCTGACCGACCTCTACCTGCCCGCGGACGGGAGCCGGCGAAACACCGCCCACACCAACGATCCACGCAGCAACAGCAAGATCGGCGCGGTGCGCGGGCAGTTGAGTTCACGGCTACCCGACTACATGGTGCCGTCCCACATTGTCGTGCTCGACGAATTTCCATTGACGTCCTCAGGCAAGATCGACCGGAAGGCGCTGCCCGCACCGGTATTCGCCGCCACCGCCTACCGGGCGCCGCAGACCCAGACCGAGAAGATCGTCGCGGACATCTACGCAAAGGTCTTGGGTGTCGACCGCGTGGGAGTCGACGAATCGTTCTTCGACCTGGGCGGGGATTCCCTTTCGGCGATGCCCGTGATCGACGCGATCAACAAGACCCTCGACACCGATCTCGCGGTGCGCACGATCTTCGACGCACCGTCCGTCCGAGACCTGAGCCGGCGGTTGGACAGCCGCGCGAGCACGGCGACCACCACCTTTGCGCGCGTGCACGGCCGGCCCGCCGCTGATGCGGATGGACATCCAGGTGTCGTCCATGCCGCTGACCTCACGCTGGACAAGTTCATCGACGCCACAGCGCTGTCCGCCGCCCCGGTGCCGACGCGGGTCGGCACCGATCCGCGAACGGTCCTGCTGACCGGCGCCACCGGGTTCCTCGGGCGCTACCTGGCTCTCGAATGGCTGCAGCGAATGGCACTGACCGGGGGCACGCTGATCTGCCTGGTGCGCGCCAGGTCCGACGAGGACGCATGGCGCCGCCTCGAAAAGACCTTCGACAACGGCGACCCGGAACTGTTGCGGCACTTCCGGGAACTGGCGGCCGACCATCTCGAGGTCATCGCCGGGGACAAGTCCGAGGCAAACCTCGGGTTGGACCCCCAGACCTGGCGGCGACTGGCCGACGACGTCGATCAGATCGTCGACTCCGCGGCCGTGGTCAACGGCGTCATGCCCTACAAGGAACTTTTCCGGCCCAACGTCGTGGGCACGGCCGAACTGATCCGCCTGGCGCTCGCCACAAGGATCAAGCCCTACATCTACGTCTCGACGGGCAGTGTGGGCGATCAGATCGAACCGTCAAAGTTCACCGAGGACGCCGACATCCGGGTCATCAGCCCCACTCGCAGGATCGAGGACAACTTCGGCGATGGTTACGCCAACAGCAAGTGGGCCGGCGAAGTGCTGCTGCGCGAGGCGAACGACCTGTGCGGCCTGCCGGTCGCGGTGTTCCGTTGCGACGTGATCCTCGCTGACACCACCTATGCGGGCCAGCTCAATGTGGCGGACATGTTCACGCGGACCATGCTCAGCCTGATGGCCACCGGCATCGCTCCCCGATCCATCTACCGGCTGGATCCCGACGGTAACCGACAACCCGCGCACTTCGACGGGCTGCCAGTCGAATTCATCGCCGAGGCGATCACCACACTGGGCGCCCAACTGGGCCGCGATCCCGACGGAGGCTTCCTCACCTATCACGTGATGAACCCGCACGACGACAACATCGGGCTCGACGAGTTCGTCGACTGGCTGATCGAGGCCGGCTACCCGATCAAACGCATCGACGACTTCGGCGAGTGGCTGCAACGTTTCGAGATCGCCTTGCGTGCTCTGCCGGATCGACAGCGCAGGCACTCGGTCCTCGATGTCATGCAGTTCCTGTTGCACACGGCCAAGCAGCTGCAGCCACCCGAGCCGACTCGCAGGCCCTTCGGGCCGACCGACCGATTCCGGGCTGCGGTGCGCCGAGCCAGGATCGGCGCAGACAAGGACCACCCGGATATTCCGCACATCACGGCGCCCGTCATCGTCAAATACGTCACGGACCTACAACTGCTCGGGCTGCTCTGAAATGGTCGCCGCCCTCAGGTCCGGGAAGCCTCCAAGGGCTTGCGTGCCGACGCGATCACGTAGTCCGCCAGGCCGGTGGCCCGTTCCCACAGTGACACGCCGCGGCACTTCGCACGATCGTCGTCGGTCACCTCGACGACCACCTCGGCCATGGCCTTGTTGTCCCGAACGCGCTGCCGGACATACTCGGCCATCGCGGGATACACGTCTTCCCGGATCGATTCCACGACGACATCACCGAATCCGGCGGCGGCCAATCGCCGGGGGTATTCCTCCCGGTCGTAGAAATTGGCTTTCGGAATGTGACCGTACTTGCGACCGAAAACAGTTTTCAGTCCGGCTTTCCTACCCGGAATTGGCAGCATGTCGGCGAGTGCGACGGTTCCTCCGGGTTTGAGAACGCGAAAAGCCTCGCGCATGAATTGGTCACGCGTGTCGAAATGAAATGCGCATTCCAAGGCCAGCACCTTGTCGAACGTCGCTTCCGGAAATTCCGTCGCGGTCGCTGAACCGAGTCGAATGTCGATGCGCGCCTCCAGCCCTCGCGCAGCCACGCGCTCCCGCCCCTTGTCGACGTGCACAGGCGTGATGTCGATGCCGACGATGTGAGCGACCTCGAACCGGTCGAGCAGGACGAAGTCCTGTTCGGCGAAGCCGACACCGACGTCAAGGACGGTGTCGCCAGGGCTCAGCCCGGCCCGCGTGCCGAGGAGTTCGACCATCGCGGCACACGCGTCGGGGTAAGTGCGTGCGGCTCTCCAGTAACCGAGGTTGAGCCACAGCGGCTTGGAGATGTCGACGTAATCTTCGTTCATGAAGTCGATGACGTCGTCACCGATCATCGTGTAATACGCGGCGGCATCCTTTTGTCTCATCAGACCGAAGGAATGAACCACCGTACGAACGCCTGTACGTATCGAAAAGTCTGTTCGGTCCATGGCATTCCTCCGGAAACCGGTGTTTCATCCTAACGCGTTCACATTGCCGCTTGTTTACGCAAACCGAAGTGGATCACTGCCACGATCATTCATCATTACTACATGAGCAACACGGCCGGCGATATTGCGAATATGCCGAGAGGCGGCCCGGATGCCTCGCGGTTGGACCGTCGCCTGCAGACCGACAGACTGGAGTACCTCGACCGCGACGACGTCGACGAACTCAAGAGCAAGGTCGTCAACGCGCTCGACCGCGGCGGCAGGCGGCCGCGGCTCGGCATCTACGGGAAGTGTGCCCAGATCGCACTCGCCGAGGTGACCGATAACCCCGCCCCCAAGATCCTCGAGCTCGGAGCGGGCCTCGGCGGGCTGTCGCGCAAGCTGCTGGAAGCGCATCCCACCGCCGAGGTCACCGTGACCGACATCGATCCCACCTTCGTCGCCACTGTGGCAGCGAGTGACCTCGGCAGCCACCCACGCGCCGTTGTGCGCCAGATGGACGCCACCGCAATCGATTCCCCGGACAAGACTTACGACCTTGCGGTGTTTGCGTTGTCGCTGCATCACCTGCCTCCGCAACTCGCAGCGCGGGTTTTCGCCGAGGGAACCCGCGTGGCGAGCAAGTTGCTGATCATCGATCTCCGCAGGCCGACACCACCGCTTCATGTGGCGGTGTTGGCATGTGTATTCCCGTTCACGCGGTTGATCCCGATGGCACACGACGGATTCATCAGTTCGCTTCGCGCCTACAGTCCGTCGGCCTTGCGCGCCCTCGCCCACCACGCCGACCCCGCGATCACCGTCGAGTTCCGCACACGAAGGTTCGGACCGACCGTTGCCGTCGCCGGCCGCGCCTAGATGTCAAGACGACGGAACCCGCCGGTTCGATAGAGTTCGACACAAGTCGCCCGCCTCACTTTTCCGCTGGTGGTGATGGGAATCGAACCCGGTGCCACCAGCACGACATCATGGACGCTCACGCCGTGTGAGTTGGATATCGCAGAGGTGATCTCTTCGCTGCGTTTTCGGATGTGCTCGGCCACTTCTTCCTCGGACGCGCCACGCTTCTTGTATTCGACGATCACGGCAAGCTTTTCGGTGTGCTCGTCGGTGACCGCGATAGCCGCTGCCCGGCCTCCTGAGACCTCCTGGACGGTGGCCTCGATGTCGTCGGGATAATGGTTGCGCCCGCGCACGATCAGCAGATCCTTGATCCGGCCCACGATGAAAAGCTCACCCGCGGAGAGAAATCCGAGGTCCCCGGATCGCAGCCAACCGTCCTCGGGTGTTCCGGGTGATGGGATGTTGATCCTGGCACCGAAGGTCTGTGCCGTTTCGTCGGGCCGGTGCCAGTAACCGGGGCTGACATTCTCACCGTGCACCCAGATCTCACCGATCATTCCGTCGGGCTTCTCGGTCGAGGTTTCTGGATCGACGATCCGCACGGTCGGAGACCGCGGTTTTCCATAACTCACCAACGGTGTTCCCCCCGCGCAGCG
This genomic window from Mycolicibacterium goodii contains:
- a CDS encoding class I SAM-dependent methyltransferase, which translates into the protein MSNTAGDIANMPRGGPDASRLDRRLQTDRLEYLDRDDVDELKSKVVNALDRGGRRPRLGIYGKCAQIALAEVTDNPAPKILELGAGLGGLSRKLLEAHPTAEVTVTDIDPTFVATVAASDLGSHPRAVVRQMDATAIDSPDKTYDLAVFALSLHHLPPQLAARVFAEGTRVASKLLIIDLRRPTPPLHVAVLACVFPFTRLIPMAHDGFISSLRAYSPSALRALAHHADPAITVEFRTRRFGPTVAVAGRA
- a CDS encoding class I SAM-dependent methyltransferase, yielding MRQKDAAAYYTMIGDDVIDFMNEDYVDISKPLWLNLGYWRAARTYPDACAAMVELLGTRAGLSPGDTVLDVGVGFAEQDFVLLDRFEVAHIVGIDITPVHVDKGRERVAARGLEARIDIRLGSATATEFPEATFDKVLALECAFHFDTRDQFMREAFRVLKPGGTVALADMLPIPGRKAGLKTVFGRKYGHIPKANFYDREEYPRRLAAAGFGDVVVESIREDVYPAMAEYVRQRVRDNKAMAEVVVEVTDDDRAKCRGVSLWERATGLADYVIASARKPLEASRT